Proteins from one Monodelphis domestica isolate mMonDom1 chromosome 6, mMonDom1.pri, whole genome shotgun sequence genomic window:
- the LOC130455237 gene encoding 40S ribosomal protein S25-like, producing the protein MPPKDDKKKKDAGKSAKKDKDPVNKSGGKAKKKKWSKGKVRDKLNNLVLFDKATYDKLCKEVPNYKLITPAVVSERLKIRGSLARAALQELLSKGLIKLVSKHRAQVIYTRNTKGGDAPSWLANCKD; encoded by the coding sequence ATGCCTCCCAAGGACGACAAGAAGAAGAAGGATGCCGGCAAGTCGGCCAAGAAGGACAAGGATCCCGTGAACAAGTCCGGTGGCAAAGCTAAGAAGAAGAAGTGGTCCAAGGGAAAAGTTCGAGACAAGCTCAACAATCTGGTTCTGTTTGACAAAGCAACATATGACAAACTCTGCAAGGAGGTCCCCAACTATAAACTTATCACGCCTGCAGTAGTCTCAGAGAGACTGAAGATCCGAGGTTCTCTAGCCCGAGCAGCCCTCCAGGAACTGCTTAGTAAAGGTCTGATTAAGTTGGTTTCCAAACACAGAGCACAAGTGATATATACTAGGAACACCAAGGGTGGAGATGCTCCTAGCTGGCTCgctaactgtaaagattaa